A part of Verrucomicrobiia bacterium genomic DNA contains:
- a CDS encoding NUDIX domain-containing protein has translation MSGPMFEGVWDGGQTWEIYLSPVMPDVSLCSAVACIAIHDLAREEVVLTRNPRGWEILAGHIEQGETPVEAMQREALEEGGFAVKRHELFGYRKVTATERRGAPGQRGTYSFPISYILHYYAFSDSERVKEFGEEVTDSRVFTLDQIRELVRTGQTSETDLAIIESGLASAKAAAH, from the coding sequence ATGAGCGGACCAATGTTTGAAGGTGTATGGGACGGAGGGCAAACGTGGGAAATCTACCTGTCCCCCGTCATGCCCGATGTCAGTTTGTGCTCGGCCGTGGCGTGTATTGCAATCCACGACTTGGCGCGGGAAGAGGTAGTACTCACCCGCAACCCCCGGGGATGGGAAATTCTCGCCGGGCATATTGAACAGGGGGAAACCCCAGTGGAAGCCATGCAGCGCGAAGCACTTGAAGAAGGGGGTTTCGCCGTAAAAAGGCACGAGCTGTTTGGGTACCGCAAAGTTACTGCGACTGAAAGGCGGGGTGCGCCCGGCCAAAGGGGGACCTACTCCTTTCCCATCAGCTACATCCTGCATTACTACGCTTTTAGCGATAGTGAACGCGTGAAGGAGTTTGGGGAGGAGGTAACGGACAGCCGGGTGTTTACGTTGGACCAGATCCGGGAACTAGTCCGCACGGGACAAACTTCCGAGACCGACCTGGCGATCATTGAGAGTGGGCTTGCTTCTGCCAAAGCGGCGGCTCACTAA
- a CDS encoding vWA domain-containing protein, whose protein sequence is MRTFTTRIGLISALAQAVALVSLSVDPVVPKRRHTVLILDCSGSMAPYISDLRVNAVQYIERLPEDEFVSLVIFSGHGSSKQIAGPTQANTSGREMLTRAIQNEVKVYGTTVFSEPLTKTVEAVERLAGSDTVHNAVLFTDGCPVPTKWSPEQERKLAFEVARTLRSMGTVVSTIAYGVYYDEVFITKLMEAAGNSGIFRHISEIDDFGDAITEIRDVFLKTVPVEADLTFTPNAGVAGNVYKTTPDLLMAGTAGKASTRGFLDGKANFFVELSQGATTLHVAGTLNGEPVDEMLEITALTAEDEADFVRVLGAYAFLTGDRERAAELLDKTQDAGLAERAGSSWTQRENRETADMFRQMFRNRKFIGGGLKPSGPNHCVLNAIRVLVEDPGNVVYIPKGAYKRSGVLKVDPNVIENPHGRTLKVTGLQSKDDRFNFSLKTQKDVKVLPEGGGAPVDKKVWRNYNIILDGNLHLPELEATLSTESFTQLQEAGVIAEGEAYSPTRTYTLNLRNLKMISSAWANPRNLGLVNLLMEEAELEVEQTALNAHAKSFGATSTAREDDDVYIERGKTPEGIVPEMYSANCVEFRLMGYKTRTYDVSGLSLEEAKTRVQAVRQRLMHVRYLVRSITFAMEQTGSKVIPWGAPTTTSKGKTPKQEQHAEFGGAKLKRVTWTEECVCA, encoded by the coding sequence TTGCGAACATTTACAACTAGAATTGGATTAATTTCCGCCCTCGCGCAAGCGGTCGCCCTCGTCAGCCTTTCAGTCGATCCTGTCGTGCCCAAACGCCGGCATACGGTCCTGATCCTGGACTGCAGCGGCAGCATGGCGCCCTACATCTCTGACCTTCGCGTCAATGCCGTTCAGTACATCGAGAGACTGCCAGAAGACGAATTCGTCTCCCTGGTCATCTTCTCTGGACACGGTTCCAGCAAGCAAATTGCAGGTCCCACCCAGGCAAACACCAGCGGTCGGGAAATGCTCACGCGAGCCATTCAGAACGAAGTCAAGGTGTACGGCACCACGGTCTTCTCAGAACCCCTCACGAAAACCGTGGAAGCGGTCGAGAGACTGGCGGGTTCGGATACGGTGCACAACGCAGTCCTGTTTACGGACGGCTGTCCCGTTCCTACGAAGTGGTCTCCTGAGCAAGAGCGTAAGCTGGCCTTCGAGGTCGCGCGCACGTTGCGAAGTATGGGCACGGTGGTCTCCACCATCGCCTACGGCGTCTACTATGACGAGGTGTTCATCACCAAGCTTATGGAGGCGGCGGGCAACAGCGGCATCTTCCGCCACATCTCCGAAATCGACGATTTTGGCGATGCGATCACGGAAATCCGAGATGTCTTCCTCAAGACCGTCCCGGTGGAAGCCGATCTGACCTTCACTCCCAACGCCGGGGTGGCTGGCAACGTCTACAAGACGACACCAGACCTGCTCATGGCGGGAACGGCCGGCAAAGCGAGCACGCGCGGTTTCCTGGACGGCAAGGCGAACTTTTTCGTCGAGTTGAGCCAGGGTGCAACCACACTTCACGTTGCTGGTACCCTCAATGGGGAGCCGGTTGACGAGATGCTGGAAATCACGGCGCTGACGGCTGAAGACGAAGCGGACTTTGTCCGTGTACTGGGCGCATATGCCTTCCTTACGGGCGACCGTGAGCGAGCGGCAGAGCTCCTGGACAAGACTCAAGACGCCGGACTTGCCGAGCGCGCAGGGTCCTCATGGACTCAGCGCGAGAACCGGGAGACGGCGGACATGTTCCGCCAGATGTTCCGGAACCGCAAGTTCATTGGCGGCGGGCTCAAACCCAGTGGTCCCAACCACTGCGTCCTGAACGCAATCCGCGTCCTTGTGGAAGACCCCGGCAACGTGGTCTACATCCCCAAGGGTGCCTACAAGCGCTCGGGAGTCCTGAAGGTTGACCCTAATGTCATCGAAAACCCGCACGGCCGGACCCTCAAGGTCACCGGCTTGCAAAGTAAGGACGATAGGTTCAACTTCTCGCTGAAGACTCAGAAGGACGTCAAGGTCCTGCCTGAGGGCGGCGGCGCACCTGTCGATAAGAAGGTGTGGAGGAATTACAATATCATCCTGGACGGCAACCTGCACCTGCCGGAGCTGGAGGCGACCCTGTCGACCGAAAGCTTCACGCAACTGCAGGAAGCCGGCGTGATTGCGGAAGGCGAGGCGTACAGTCCCACCAGGACCTACACCTTGAACCTCCGCAACCTCAAGATGATCTCCTCGGCGTGGGCCAACCCGCGCAACCTGGGGCTCGTCAACCTCCTTATGGAGGAGGCAGAACTGGAAGTGGAGCAGACGGCACTGAACGCACATGCCAAGTCCTTCGGGGCAACGAGCACGGCGCGTGAAGACGATGACGTCTACATCGAAAGGGGCAAAACCCCTGAGGGCATTGTCCCTGAGATGTACAGCGCCAACTGCGTCGAATTCCGGCTCATGGGATACAAGACCCGGACCTACGACGTCTCTGGGCTTTCCCTTGAGGAGGCTAAGACCCGGGTGCAAGCGGTGCGTCAGCGATTGATGCATGTCCGCTACCTCGTCCGGTCGATCACGTTCGCGATGGAGCAAACTGGCTCCAAGGTCATCCCGTGGGGCGCTCCCACGACGACCAGTAAGGGTAAGACCCCCAAGCAGGAGCAGCACGCCGAATTCGGCGGGGCCAAGCTCAAGCGGGTCACCTGGACCGAAGAGTGCGTCTGCGCGTAA
- a CDS encoding GAF domain-containing sensor histidine kinase has product MTEHSHQSGADTEQISSLKHQLVQARASAAKRYVHLKAVESLSQGTLGQLKEDQIYQLLCQTAVQQLKWDGAVVVEVHKNVCLRATFHLNQRQKRTLETDLTSIPDFLRVYAHQEALFTKDKDDAVSLALRTIFHTDEVAGAPIRFGDQLFGYLLVCAHTSRNTERDVEDLTFLKSIAALAAHAVENSRSLVDLEAQNVKLRQQDELKNSFISITSHQLRTPLSIVKWILSILEGDQEVKKLTEQHKLIEQAYVSNERLIHVVNDLLNVARIQEGKLPYAPQLTDLKVMIHELISGTEKLAENKKVTFHHSIEKEVPLLQLDPILFKEAIQNVLDNALDYNQEGGEVWFTLDSDDSFVRLVVTNTGMGVAELEQQAIFNQFYRSKDAVKVYPNGSGLGLYLSRAIVRQHGGDVTCVSEPGKETTFTISLPLTK; this is encoded by the coding sequence ATGACAGAACACTCTCACCAGTCTGGGGCAGACACCGAGCAGATCAGTTCACTGAAGCATCAGTTGGTACAGGCACGGGCCTCTGCTGCCAAGCGGTATGTTCACCTGAAAGCAGTGGAATCGCTCAGTCAAGGGACTTTGGGCCAGCTTAAGGAAGACCAAATTTACCAGCTGCTTTGTCAGACAGCCGTCCAGCAGTTGAAGTGGGATGGGGCAGTTGTGGTAGAGGTGCATAAGAATGTTTGCCTGCGGGCCACCTTCCATTTGAACCAACGCCAGAAGCGTACCCTGGAAACAGACCTCACTTCCATTCCGGATTTCCTCCGGGTGTACGCTCATCAAGAAGCACTGTTCACAAAAGACAAAGATGATGCCGTCTCTTTGGCGCTCCGTACCATTTTTCATACCGATGAAGTTGCTGGCGCCCCTATCCGTTTTGGCGACCAGCTCTTTGGGTACCTGTTAGTCTGTGCGCATACCAGTCGCAACACTGAGCGCGACGTGGAAGACCTGACCTTCCTTAAGTCCATAGCTGCCCTCGCTGCACATGCTGTGGAAAACTCCCGCTCTCTCGTAGACCTAGAGGCGCAAAACGTAAAGCTTCGGCAGCAAGATGAGCTGAAGAACTCCTTCATCTCCATTACATCCCATCAGCTTCGCACCCCTCTCTCCATTGTGAAGTGGATCCTTTCCATCTTGGAGGGTGACCAAGAGGTGAAGAAACTTACTGAGCAGCACAAGCTTATCGAGCAGGCGTATGTTTCCAATGAGCGGCTCATTCACGTAGTGAATGACTTGCTGAATGTGGCGCGTATCCAGGAAGGGAAATTGCCGTACGCCCCTCAGCTTACTGACCTTAAGGTAATGATTCACGAGCTTATTTCCGGCACGGAAAAGCTGGCGGAGAATAAGAAAGTGACATTTCACCACTCCATTGAAAAAGAGGTCCCGCTTCTTCAGCTTGACCCCATCCTTTTCAAGGAAGCCATCCAGAACGTATTGGACAACGCCCTTGATTACAACCAAGAAGGTGGCGAGGTATGGTTCACTCTCGATTCCGATGATTCCTTTGTGCGTCTCGTTGTAACCAATACGGGGATGGGTGTAGCTGAACTGGAACAGCAGGCTATCTTTAACCAGTTTTACCGCTCCAAAGACGCGGTGAAGGTATACCCTAACGGCAGTGGCCTAGGCTTGTACCTTAGCCGTGCCATTGTCCGTCAGCATGGTGGGGATGTGACCTGCGTGAGTGAACCGGGCAAAGAGACGACGTTCACCATTTCCCTTCCTTTGACCAAGTAG